CACAGGGAGCTCTGGAGAAGCTTGGATTTTCCGTTTTTTCATATTCTCTTGAGGACGAGTATCTTAACATCCGTAATTCGGCATCCTCAAAAGGAATCATCTGTCTTTTTTCCCGTGTACCCTTATTTGTTTCATGTATAAAACCGGGGATTGACTCAGACAGAGGCATATTTGATCCACACAGAAACTGTTTCTTTACAGCAGAAAGAAACGGCCTGTATTATACTCTGTCAAAAAAGACCGTATGTCTGTTCCAGCGCAAAAAAAAGCTTCAGGAAGCAGGGGTCAACCGTTTTCTTATAGACCTCAATTTTATAAAGCCTGAAGAGATCTCTTTACAGGAGCTGATTACCGCTTACAAGTCAGGAGTAAAAATACCAGACTCCGGCATTTTTAATTTCAAAGCAGGTTTAAAGTAGTTGATCCTGTAAATTCAACATAAAGCGGTCAAGGTATCAAAAATTTCAGCTATCCTGTGATCATAGGTATGTAATGTCAGGACTTTTCTATACCCCCGGCGGGCGATTTCCATCCGTTCGTTTTCATGAGTCAAATAGTATCTGACAAGATCCGCAAGCTCATCAGCATTTTTAAATGTGACAATTTCCCTTTGAGAACCATCGGTTTCAAAATGGTCAGCCACAACAGGCTTGGCACTTGTGATAAGGAACGCGCCGCATGCCAGGGCATCAAAAACACGCTGAGTAAAACCATTTCTTATTACAACGCGGTTGATATCGATATTTACTTTTGTGGAATTATAAATCTCCCTGAGCCCATCCCCGTATACTACTTTTCCAAGTCTCTCAGGCGGCATTTCTCTCAACCAGCCATTATCACCGTAAATTCTGAATCCCGGAAACTTTCTGACAAGTGATAATACTGTTTCTTTACGGTAAAGATACCCTGCAAGATGCTTGGAGATAAACACCGCTTTGTCGGGGTGTAAACCATCCGGCAGGTTCATTTCAGAAACTTTTTCAGTGAGCATCTTATCGATATCGATGTCATTATTCCTTCTGTACTCGCTTAAAAGGGTTGCAAGAAACGGTACCATCTCTGCAAGAAAGCTCTCGGCCATAGAGGCAAACTCATCTACCTGGGCAAGATAGGAGCTTCCGACAAATGATGAATCGATTGATAAGGAGGTTTGGACAGGGTAGAAGATAGAGGGATCGGTGCCAAGAGGGAGATAATGGGCATTATAGCCTCTCATTTTCATCTTTTCCAGATAATCCCGGTCGGAAACGAAGTCGACTCTAAAATCACTTTTACGGAATTTCCTGGTATGGATTATCTCTTCGAAAAAAGGATCATCAACACACCAGTTGATATGCAGAATCTTTTCCCTTCCCAGAAAATCCGCTATCAGGCCATCGCAATCCAGTCCCCACTCATTTATGGTAAACAGTATTGAGCAACTATGCTCCTTGAAGATCTTTGTCGCATAAGCCGCCTGCTCCTGTGCCGGCGCAGGGGTAATATCCAGAACTATAACACACAATCCCGGAACGCGTCTGAGAGAGGAGATAACTTCTTTTTGTACAAGAAAGTTCTGGTTAAGGAATACGAGATTAATAAATACCCCCGTCAAGAGCAGTTTCCAGATTCTATTATTATATTGTTTTAAGATTATTCCTGGTACAAAAATCTACTCCGCGTTTCAGCACCCTTTAAGCTCTCCTCTGCAAACAGCCATGCGAAACCTGCGCGGTGTTACACCTTATGCCCTGATTTTCCCCAACTTACAACAACCAATCTTTTTTTGACACCAATATCGGCATTAGGTATCTTTCATAGTCTTTGGAAAAAACCAACTCA
The sequence above is drawn from the Fibrobacter sp. genome and encodes:
- a CDS encoding glycosyltransferase — protein: MTGVFINLVFLNQNFLVQKEVISSLRRVPGLCVIVLDITPAPAQEQAAYATKIFKEHSCSILFTINEWGLDCDGLIADFLGREKILHINWCVDDPFFEEIIHTRKFRKSDFRVDFVSDRDYLEKMKMRGYNAHYLPLGTDPSIFYPVQTSLSIDSSFVGSSYLAQVDEFASMAESFLAEMVPFLATLLSEYRRNNDIDIDKMLTEKVSEMNLPDGLHPDKAVFISKHLAGYLYRKETVLSLVRKFPGFRIYGDNGWLREMPPERLGKVVYGDGLREIYNSTKVNIDINRVVIRNGFTQRVFDALACGAFLITSAKPVVADHFETDGSQREIVTFKNADELADLVRYYLTHENERMEIARRGYRKVLTLHTYDHRIAEIFDTLTALC